A region from the Achromobacter seleniivolatilans genome encodes:
- a CDS encoding ABC transporter substrate-binding protein, with protein sequence MRRIVLKTLAASLAAACLSLPVQAQTKPVEVEFYYPVAVGGPITKIVDDMVTDFQKENPNIKIKPIYAGSYQDSIAKALTALKGGTPPQLAVLLSTDMFTLIDEDAIVPVDSLAKSDADKKWLGGFYDAFMQNSRSGGHTWGVPFQRSTIVMYYNKDLFKAAGLDPERAPATWAELVDYGKKLTKQDASGNTTQWGIEIPSGGAFAYWLFQALTTPNGAILMNEAGNEVYLDKPAVVEAAQFWHDLSAKHKIMPTGTIDWGTTPKDFLEKKAAIIWTTTGNLTNIRKNADFPFGVAMMPQQKRGGSPTGGGNFYIFKSGTPEQQQAALKFAQWATTPERAADWSIATGYVAVTPAAWQTEKMKKYAQEVPAAAVARDQLEVSVAEFSTHENQRVTKTLNDALQAALTGSKTPQQALTGAQLEADRILRSYK encoded by the coding sequence ATGCGACGCATCGTACTGAAGACCCTGGCCGCCAGCCTGGCCGCCGCCTGCCTGTCCCTGCCTGTGCAGGCACAGACCAAGCCCGTTGAAGTCGAATTCTATTACCCGGTCGCTGTCGGCGGCCCGATCACCAAGATCGTTGATGACATGGTGACGGATTTCCAGAAAGAAAATCCCAACATCAAGATCAAGCCGATCTATGCGGGTTCCTATCAGGACTCCATTGCCAAGGCGCTGACGGCGCTCAAGGGCGGCACGCCGCCGCAACTGGCCGTGCTGCTGTCCACCGACATGTTCACGCTGATCGACGAGGACGCGATTGTTCCGGTTGATTCGCTGGCCAAGAGCGATGCCGACAAGAAGTGGCTGGGCGGATTCTATGACGCCTTCATGCAGAACAGCCGCTCGGGCGGCCACACCTGGGGCGTGCCGTTCCAGCGTTCGACCATCGTCATGTACTACAACAAGGATCTGTTCAAGGCTGCCGGCCTGGACCCCGAACGCGCGCCTGCAACGTGGGCCGAGCTCGTCGACTACGGCAAGAAGCTGACCAAGCAGGACGCCTCGGGCAACACGACGCAATGGGGCATCGAGATCCCGTCGGGCGGCGCCTTTGCCTATTGGCTGTTCCAGGCGCTGACCACGCCCAACGGCGCGATCCTGATGAACGAAGCCGGCAACGAGGTCTATCTGGACAAGCCTGCGGTGGTGGAAGCCGCCCAGTTCTGGCATGACCTGTCGGCCAAGCACAAGATCATGCCGACGGGCACGATCGACTGGGGCACCACGCCCAAGGACTTCCTGGAAAAGAAGGCCGCGATCATCTGGACCACGACCGGCAATCTGACCAACATCCGCAAGAACGCTGACTTCCCGTTTGGCGTGGCCATGATGCCGCAGCAAAAGCGCGGCGGCAGCCCCACGGGCGGCGGCAACTTCTACATCTTCAAGAGCGGCACGCCGGAACAACAGCAAGCCGCGCTGAAGTTCGCGCAATGGGCCACGACCCCGGAACGCGCAGCGGACTGGAGCATCGCCACGGGTTATGTGGCCGTCACGCCGGCCGCCTGGCAGACCGAGAAGATGAAGAAGTACGCGCAGGAAGTGCCCGCCGCCGCAGTTGCCCGCGACCAGTTGGAAGTGAGCGTGGCGGAATTCTCCACGCATGAGAACCAGCGCGTTACCAAGACCCTGAACGACGCGTTGCAAGCGGCGTTGACGGGCTCGAAGACGCCGCAGCAAGCGCTGACCGGCGCACAGCTTGAGGCTGACCGCATCCTGCGTTCCTACAAGTAA
- a CDS encoding carbohydrate ABC transporter permease, with protein sequence MSRSLHALYGWLLLLPAIVLLAAFTHYPAVATLWHSFFSTPKGARPARFVGLENYAVMRDDPVFWQSLWNNLWFALGTIPTSIGIALIMALWVNRNLRGRGFLRMAYFTPTVLPMVAVANIWLFFYTPQYGLIAQVMGWFGSPGPNWLGNRETALPALMLVTVWKESGFFMIFYLAALQTVSPSLREAAMLEGASRWQYFRRILWPLLMPTTLFVLINALINAFRLVDHVVVMTRGGPDNASTLLLYYIYQVGFSFWDTAYAATLTVVLLVVLALTALFKFRWLDRRTHYQ encoded by the coding sequence ATGAGCCGCTCTTTACACGCGCTTTATGGCTGGCTGCTCTTGCTGCCAGCCATCGTGCTGCTCGCCGCGTTCACGCATTACCCGGCAGTGGCGACGCTGTGGCACAGCTTTTTTTCCACGCCCAAGGGCGCGCGGCCCGCGCGTTTCGTGGGCCTGGAAAATTATGCGGTGATGCGTGATGACCCGGTGTTCTGGCAGTCGTTGTGGAACAACCTGTGGTTTGCGCTGGGCACGATCCCAACCTCAATCGGCATAGCGCTGATCATGGCGCTGTGGGTGAACCGCAACTTGCGCGGGCGCGGCTTTTTGCGCATGGCCTATTTCACGCCGACCGTGCTGCCGATGGTGGCGGTTGCCAACATCTGGCTGTTCTTCTATACGCCGCAGTACGGGTTGATTGCGCAGGTGATGGGTTGGTTCGGCTCGCCCGGCCCCAATTGGCTGGGCAACCGCGAGACCGCGCTGCCCGCGCTGATGCTGGTAACGGTGTGGAAAGAGTCAGGCTTCTTCATGATCTTCTACCTGGCGGCCTTGCAGACGGTGTCGCCATCGCTGCGCGAAGCGGCGATGCTGGAAGGCGCCTCGCGCTGGCAGTACTTTCGCCGCATTCTGTGGCCGCTCTTGATGCCCACCACGCTCTTTGTGCTGATCAATGCGTTGATCAACGCGTTCCGGCTGGTGGACCACGTTGTCGTCATGACGCGCGGCGGACCGGATAACGCCAGCACCTTGCTGCTGTACTACATCTACCAAGTGGGCTTCAGTTTCTGGGACACGGCATACGCCGCGACGCTGACCGTTGTGTTGCTGGTGGTGCTGGCGCTGACCGCGCTGTTCAAGTTCCGCTGGCTGGACCGCAGGACGCACTATCAATGA
- a CDS encoding carbohydrate ABC transporter permease, with product MKDKLDTLGAWALGLLWILPLAYAMWAAFHPPAYATRFDLFAPLTLDNFARAWQAAPFPRYFLNTFLLVTMVLAAQLVLSTLAGYAFARFEFRGRDFMFMLVLLQLMIMPDVLLVENYRSMSQLGIRDTVFAIGLPYFASAFGIFLLRQTFKTVPRELEEAARMEGANAMQILWKVYVPLAKPIYVAYGLVSVSHHWNNFLWPLIITNSVESRPLTVGLQVFSSTDQGIDWSVITAATLMSAAPLLIAFLLFQRQFVQSFMRAGIR from the coding sequence ATGAAAGATAAGCTCGATACCCTGGGCGCGTGGGCGCTTGGTCTGCTGTGGATACTGCCGCTGGCCTATGCAATGTGGGCGGCGTTTCATCCGCCCGCCTATGCAACGCGCTTTGACCTGTTTGCGCCGCTGACGCTGGATAACTTTGCCCGCGCCTGGCAGGCAGCGCCATTCCCGCGCTACTTCCTGAACACCTTCCTGCTGGTCACGATGGTGCTGGCCGCGCAGTTGGTGCTGTCGACGCTGGCGGGTTATGCGTTCGCGCGTTTCGAATTCCGCGGCCGCGATTTCATGTTCATGCTGGTGCTGTTGCAGCTGATGATCATGCCGGATGTGCTGCTGGTGGAGAACTACCGTTCGATGAGCCAGCTGGGTATCCGCGACACGGTGTTCGCTATCGGTCTGCCGTATTTTGCGTCGGCGTTCGGCATCTTCTTGTTGCGCCAGACCTTCAAGACGGTGCCGCGCGAGCTTGAAGAAGCCGCGCGCATGGAAGGCGCGAACGCCATGCAGATTCTGTGGAAGGTGTATGTGCCGCTGGCCAAGCCGATCTATGTTGCATACGGACTGGTGTCGGTCAGCCACCACTGGAATAACTTCCTGTGGCCGCTGATCATCACGAACTCGGTCGAGTCACGTCCGCTGACCGTGGGTTTGCAGGTGTTTTCATCGACCGATCAAGGGATTGATTGGTCGGTGATTACCGCCGCCACCTTGATGTCGGCGGCGCCGTTGCTGATTGCGTTCCTACTGTTCCAACGCCAATTCGTGCAGTCGTTTATGCGAGCAGGGATACGGTAA
- a CDS encoding DUF1840 domain-containing protein — protein sequence MLITFHSKVVAEVLMLSDHAAGILQAAGKSVGDKIPERGVFTVEQLGPAISGIERAIENALHPADDDDDDDKGPVAPMARAVGLKERAFPLLDMMRQSKDAGVEVTWEASRGW from the coding sequence ATGCTGATTACCTTTCACTCCAAGGTCGTGGCCGAGGTTCTGATGCTTTCCGACCACGCAGCGGGCATTTTGCAGGCGGCAGGCAAGTCTGTCGGAGACAAAATTCCGGAACGCGGCGTTTTCACGGTGGAACAGCTGGGACCGGCCATAAGCGGCATCGAGCGCGCGATCGAAAACGCCCTGCATCCCGCCGACGATGATGACGATGATGACAAAGGTCCTGTAGCGCCGATGGCGCGGGCGGTCGGCTTGAAGGAACGCGCGTTCCCGCTGCTGGACATGATGCGTCAGTCCAAGGATGCGGGCGTCGAGGTCACCTGGGAAGCTTCGCGCGGCTGGTAG
- the argS gene encoding arginine--tRNA ligase produces MLPEQQKQLISLIQAAVAQSLPDAQANVLLERPKVAAHGDVATNVAMQLAKPAGRNPRELAQAIVDALLALPGARDLVESAEIAGPGFINLRVTSAARQAVIATVAEQGAAFGRAARNGEKILVEFVSANPTGPLHVGHARQAALGDALCRLYDASGWDVTREYYYNDAGNQIENLAISVQARARGLTTDSPDWPADGYKGDYIADIARDFLDGKTIPASEGAGASAPVTATGNVDSLDDIRVFAVAYLRREQDLDLQAFGLAFDNYYLESSLYTSGRVEATVKALVDGGHTYEEGGALWLRTTELGTGDDKDRVMRKSEGGYTYFVPDVAYHKAKWERGFHRAVNIQGSDHHGTVARVRAGLQALGEGIPKDYPSYVLHKMVKVMRGGEEVKISKRAGSYVTMRDLIDWVGRDAVRFFLIQRRADTEFVFDVDLALSKSDENPVYYIQYAHARICSVINNAAMPAADVAQADAALLTAPSEFALMQRLAEFPNVVALAAQDLSPHHIAFWLRDCAADFHAWYGNERVLVDDVALKLARLRLAATTRQVLANGLELMGVSAPERM; encoded by the coding sequence ATGCTCCCCGAGCAACAAAAACAGCTTATCTCCCTGATCCAGGCCGCCGTTGCGCAGAGCCTTCCCGACGCCCAAGCCAATGTGCTTCTGGAGCGTCCCAAGGTTGCCGCGCACGGCGACGTCGCCACCAACGTGGCCATGCAACTGGCCAAGCCGGCCGGCCGCAACCCGCGCGAACTGGCCCAGGCCATTGTGGACGCGCTGCTGGCGTTGCCCGGCGCGCGCGATCTGGTCGAGAGCGCTGAAATTGCCGGCCCCGGCTTTATCAATCTGCGTGTGACCTCGGCAGCCCGCCAGGCCGTCATCGCCACCGTGGCCGAACAAGGCGCCGCTTTTGGCCGCGCCGCCCGCAATGGCGAGAAGATTCTGGTCGAATTCGTGTCGGCCAACCCGACCGGCCCGCTACACGTGGGCCACGCCCGCCAAGCTGCGCTGGGCGACGCGCTGTGCCGCCTGTATGACGCCAGCGGCTGGGACGTGACCCGCGAGTACTACTACAACGACGCGGGCAACCAGATTGAAAACCTGGCCATCAGCGTGCAAGCCCGCGCCCGCGGCCTGACGACCGACTCGCCCGATTGGCCGGCTGACGGCTACAAGGGCGACTACATCGCCGATATCGCGCGCGACTTCCTGGACGGCAAGACCATCCCGGCTTCCGAAGGCGCTGGCGCCAGCGCCCCCGTCACCGCGACCGGCAACGTCGACAGCCTGGACGACATCCGCGTCTTTGCCGTGGCCTACCTGCGCCGCGAACAAGACCTGGACTTGCAAGCCTTTGGCCTGGCGTTTGACAACTATTACCTGGAAAGCTCGCTGTATACGTCTGGCCGCGTCGAAGCGACCGTCAAGGCGCTGGTGGATGGCGGCCACACCTACGAGGAAGGCGGCGCCCTGTGGCTGCGCACGACCGAACTGGGCACGGGCGACGACAAAGACCGCGTCATGCGCAAAAGCGAAGGCGGCTACACCTATTTTGTGCCGGACGTGGCCTACCACAAGGCCAAATGGGAGCGCGGTTTCCATCGCGCGGTGAACATCCAGGGCAGCGACCACCACGGCACCGTGGCCCGCGTGCGCGCCGGCCTGCAAGCGCTGGGCGAGGGCATCCCCAAGGACTACCCGTCCTACGTGCTGCACAAGATGGTCAAGGTGATGCGCGGCGGCGAAGAGGTCAAGATCTCCAAGCGCGCTGGCAGCTACGTGACCATGCGCGACCTGATCGACTGGGTGGGCCGCGACGCCGTCCGCTTCTTCCTGATTCAACGGCGCGCCGACACGGAATTCGTGTTTGACGTGGACCTGGCGCTGTCCAAGAGCGACGAGAACCCGGTTTACTACATCCAGTACGCCCACGCGCGCATCTGCTCGGTGATCAACAACGCCGCCATGCCTGCCGCCGACGTGGCACAGGCCGATGCCGCGCTGCTGACGGCCCCGTCGGAATTCGCGCTGATGCAGCGCCTGGCTGAATTCCCCAACGTCGTCGCGCTGGCTGCGCAAGACCTGTCGCCGCACCACATCGCGTTCTGGCTGCGCGACTGCGCCGCAGACTTCCATGCCTGGTACGGCAACGAACGCGTGCTGGTCGACGACGTGGCCCTGAAGCTGGCCCGCCTGCGTCTGGCTGCAACCACGCGTCAGGTGCTGGCCAACGGGCTGGAGCTGATGGGCGTGTCCGCGCCCGAGCGGATGTAA
- a CDS encoding SPOR domain-containing protein: MATKRKPTRRSSGESGSTLYGALAGLLIGLIVAAAVAFYVTKAPVPFVDRASRGNDSGKLPDPRQAPDPNAGLYGRDGAAGAPPTGPTATAPAPLPGTGTGTASAKPDETPAKLDDLGALIATLPTSKAPAAAPAPAQVAIAPSQAPTPISKAAPAATPAPSPKAATATASAATGTYYLQAGAFRGENDAESLKARIILLGLPVAVHKAEVNGKPINRVRVGPFARLDDMNRARGRLGENKIETAVVRQ; encoded by the coding sequence ATGGCAACCAAGCGTAAACCTACCCGCCGTTCCTCTGGCGAAAGCGGCAGCACCCTGTACGGGGCGCTGGCCGGCCTGCTTATTGGTCTGATCGTGGCCGCTGCCGTGGCGTTTTATGTCACCAAGGCGCCCGTGCCCTTCGTGGACCGCGCCAGCCGCGGCAACGACTCGGGCAAGCTGCCTGATCCGCGCCAGGCGCCAGACCCCAACGCGGGCCTGTACGGCCGCGACGGGGCGGCAGGCGCGCCGCCCACCGGCCCGACGGCCACGGCGCCCGCGCCGTTGCCGGGCACGGGTACGGGCACAGCCAGCGCCAAGCCGGACGAAACGCCCGCCAAACTGGATGACCTGGGCGCGCTGATTGCCACCTTGCCCACATCCAAAGCGCCGGCAGCCGCGCCCGCGCCTGCGCAGGTTGCCATCGCGCCCAGCCAGGCGCCAACGCCCATCTCCAAAGCTGCTCCCGCTGCGACCCCTGCTCCGTCCCCTAAAGCTGCAACCGCCACTGCGTCGGCAGCTACAGGTACGTACTACCTGCAAGCCGGGGCCTTCCGCGGTGAAAATGATGCCGAATCGTTGAAAGCACGCATCATTCTGCTGGGGCTGCCGGTTGCCGTGCACAAAGCCGAAGTGAATGGAAAACCCATCAATCGGGTCAGGGTCGGCCCGTTCGCGCGGCTGGATGACATGAACCGCGCCCGCGGCCGCTTGGGCGAAAACAAGATTGAAACCGCCGTCGTACGCCAATAA
- a CDS encoding thiol:disulfide interchange protein DsbA/DsbL gives MLSPKIIRIMAAAALTATAFFTPVSHAQGAPAYVSINPPLPSDTPGKVEVLEFFAYTCPHCAAMEPMVEDWVKTAPSDVVLKQVPIAFNAGMKPLQQVYYTFLALERPDLHAKFFTAIHGEHKRLFDKKAMGEWAASQGVDRAKFDSIFDSFSVQTQVQRATQLAEAYRIDGTPSFAVGGKFMTSPVMAGNSYEGALKEVNQLIPMARNK, from the coding sequence ATGCTGTCCCCCAAGATTATCCGCATCATGGCCGCGGCCGCACTGACCGCCACGGCGTTCTTCACCCCCGTGAGCCACGCTCAAGGCGCGCCCGCCTACGTGTCCATCAACCCGCCGCTGCCGTCGGATACCCCGGGCAAAGTGGAAGTGCTGGAATTCTTTGCCTACACCTGCCCGCATTGCGCCGCCATGGAACCCATGGTTGAAGACTGGGTCAAGACCGCCCCGTCCGACGTTGTGTTGAAGCAAGTGCCGATCGCCTTCAACGCCGGCATGAAGCCGTTGCAGCAGGTGTACTACACGTTCCTGGCGCTGGAGCGCCCGGACCTGCACGCCAAGTTCTTCACCGCCATCCACGGCGAGCACAAGCGCCTGTTCGACAAGAAGGCCATGGGTGAGTGGGCCGCGTCGCAAGGCGTGGACCGCGCCAAGTTCGACTCGATCTTCGATTCGTTCAGCGTGCAAACCCAAGTGCAGCGCGCCACTCAACTGGCCGAGGCCTACCGCATCGACGGCACGCCGTCGTTTGCCGTTGGCGGCAAGTTCATGACCTCCCCGGTCATGGCGGGCAACAGCTACGAAGGCGCACTGAAAGAAGTGAATCAATTGATTCCGATGGCACGCAACAAGTAA
- a CDS encoding ABC transporter substrate-binding protein, translating into MKQQFLRSRAALSVGLGLGLCLAFSAITSHANSADGVKIGVLTDMAGVTADATGKGSVEAAKLAIEEMGGTLLGKPISLVSGDHQHRPDIGSSMVRKWYDTDGVDVVVDVPNSSVALAVQGIAREKKKLVLFSSPGTTALSQAQCSPYGVQWTYTTYALSRGTATAVVNEGNKRWFILASDYAFGKQLAADTETVVRANGGEVVGTVFHPLNASDFASFLLQAQGSKAQIIAIANAGGDTISAIKQAAEFGIGGSQQLAAMLLLITDVHSLGLQAAQKTYLTVPSYWDMNDGTRAFTKKFEARVGRPPTFLQAGVYSSVRHYLQAVKAAGTVDADAVMAKMKSLPIDDPFSLNAHIRADGLVVRDMMLAQVKTPEQSKAPWDYYNIVRTIPGDTLVWPLSESQCPLVKQ; encoded by the coding sequence ATGAAACAGCAATTCCTGCGCAGCCGCGCGGCGTTGAGCGTCGGCCTGGGTCTGGGCCTATGCCTCGCGTTCAGCGCCATCACTTCCCACGCCAACTCGGCGGACGGCGTCAAGATCGGCGTGCTGACGGACATGGCGGGCGTCACTGCCGACGCCACGGGCAAAGGATCGGTGGAAGCCGCCAAGCTTGCTATCGAAGAAATGGGCGGCACCCTGCTGGGCAAGCCGATCTCGCTCGTGTCAGGCGACCACCAGCATCGTCCCGACATCGGCAGCAGCATGGTCCGCAAGTGGTATGACACTGACGGCGTGGACGTCGTGGTGGACGTGCCGAATTCGTCGGTCGCGCTCGCCGTGCAAGGCATTGCACGGGAAAAGAAGAAGCTGGTGCTGTTCTCCAGCCCCGGCACGACTGCGCTGTCGCAGGCGCAATGCTCACCTTATGGCGTGCAGTGGACCTACACCACGTATGCGTTGTCGCGCGGCACGGCCACCGCCGTCGTCAATGAGGGCAACAAACGCTGGTTCATTCTGGCGTCCGATTACGCCTTCGGCAAACAACTGGCGGCAGACACCGAAACGGTTGTGCGCGCGAACGGCGGTGAAGTGGTCGGCACCGTGTTTCACCCGCTGAACGCATCGGACTTTGCCTCATTCTTATTGCAGGCGCAGGGGTCCAAAGCGCAGATCATCGCCATTGCGAATGCAGGCGGCGACACTATCTCGGCCATCAAGCAGGCAGCGGAATTCGGCATAGGCGGCTCGCAGCAGTTGGCGGCCATGCTGTTGCTGATCACCGACGTGCACAGCCTTGGGCTGCAAGCTGCTCAGAAAACCTATCTGACCGTGCCATCGTATTGGGACATGAACGACGGCACGCGCGCCTTCACCAAGAAGTTCGAAGCCCGCGTCGGACGTCCGCCCACCTTCCTGCAAGCCGGCGTCTACAGTTCTGTGCGCCACTATCTGCAAGCGGTGAAGGCTGCGGGCACGGTGGATGCCGACGCTGTCATGGCCAAGATGAAGTCGCTGCCTATCGATGATCCCTTCAGCCTGAATGCGCATATCCGCGCGGATGGTCTGGTCGTGCGCGACATGATGCTGGCGCAGGTCAAGACGCCGGAACAATCCAAGGCGCCTTGGGACTACTACAACATCGTGCGCACCATTCCTGGCGACACGCTGGTCTGGCCGCTGTCGGAAAGCCAATGCCCGCTGGTCAAGCAATGA
- a CDS encoding alpha/beta fold hydrolase, giving the protein MPAGQAMSNALTLADFGSFYAGGRPVRIDGLPKREIAFTQSASLSYDPNGLYHFEQAYVQYFIPARLAHPLPIVLLHGGGMTGTMWEQTPDGRPGWVQHFLRQGHAVYVVDNVERGRAGWAPFEQVWPEPPIIRNAEESWSLFRFGAAADFEARRAFAGQRFPVAAFDTFIRLAVPRWLGNNDAALQGFCAVLDRVGPCLVIAHSHGGEVAYRALHARPDLVRGVIGIEPSGFSSQVEAACVADKPFLFVYGDYLDATPLWTKLCANGADYARDLARQGGRVDTWRLADMGIAGNSHMPMMDDNSDDIAARIGAWIRSAAR; this is encoded by the coding sequence ATGCCCGCTGGTCAAGCAATGAGCAATGCATTGACGCTGGCCGACTTTGGCAGCTTCTATGCAGGGGGCAGGCCAGTTCGTATAGACGGCCTGCCCAAGCGCGAGATCGCCTTCACGCAAAGCGCGTCGCTGTCTTATGACCCCAATGGCCTGTATCACTTCGAGCAGGCCTATGTGCAGTACTTCATACCGGCCCGGCTGGCGCATCCGCTGCCCATCGTGTTGCTGCATGGCGGCGGCATGACGGGCACGATGTGGGAGCAGACGCCCGATGGGCGGCCGGGCTGGGTGCAGCACTTTTTGCGCCAGGGCCATGCGGTGTATGTCGTGGACAACGTGGAGCGCGGCCGCGCCGGCTGGGCGCCATTCGAGCAGGTTTGGCCCGAGCCGCCCATCATCCGCAACGCCGAAGAAAGCTGGTCGTTGTTCAGGTTTGGCGCCGCCGCGGATTTCGAGGCGCGTCGCGCGTTCGCGGGGCAACGTTTTCCGGTCGCAGCATTCGACACCTTCATCCGGCTGGCCGTGCCGCGCTGGCTGGGCAACAACGATGCCGCCTTGCAAGGCTTCTGCGCCGTGCTGGACCGGGTTGGACCGTGCCTGGTGATTGCCCACAGCCACGGCGGCGAAGTGGCCTACCGGGCGCTGCATGCCCGGCCCGATCTGGTGCGCGGGGTAATCGGTATCGAACCGTCGGGTTTTTCCAGTCAGGTCGAGGCCGCCTGCGTGGCAGACAAGCCGTTCCTGTTTGTCTATGGCGATTATCTGGACGCCACGCCGCTCTGGACAAAGCTGTGCGCAAACGGCGCGGACTATGCCCGGGATCTTGCGCGGCAGGGCGGCCGCGTGGACACATGGCGTCTGGCCGACATGGGTATTGCGGGCAATTCACATATGCCGATGATGGACGACAACAGCGATGATATCGCTGCGCGCATCGGGGCCTGGATACGCAGCGCGGCGCGCTGA
- the metC gene encoding cystathionine beta-lyase, translating to MTTKHIDTVLQHAGTAPFNPETGTAPVPLPPMRASTVRFENLAALEQAQRSKAAGGRATTYGRMGMDTHAALEEVFTQLEGGTHCYLASSGLSAMTMVMLALCSAGDHALISDCVYGPMRELDDAVLSRLNIDITYFSADEDLEPLVRPNTKLLYVESPGSLLFEMLDMGAMAAFAQSHNLVLATDNTWGSGYIYRPLTLGAQVSIIAGTKYVGGHSDLMLGAVVTNDEAIARKLNRTQYAMGYSISADDAWLALRGVRTMPIRMAQHSRHALQVCEFLKSRPETVRLFHPAWPEDPGHALWQRDCTGSNGMLSVELRLSPAAAREFVDALVLFGIGFSWGGYESLVQLVSPKDLSKHAYWGEGENALVRLHIGLESPDDIIADLTQALDKASAVQG from the coding sequence ATGACCACCAAACACATCGATACGGTTTTGCAGCACGCGGGCACCGCCCCGTTCAATCCCGAAACCGGCACCGCGCCCGTGCCGCTGCCTCCGATGCGCGCCAGCACCGTGCGCTTCGAGAACCTCGCCGCGCTGGAACAGGCGCAACGCAGCAAAGCGGCTGGCGGGCGCGCCACCACCTACGGCCGCATGGGCATGGACACGCATGCCGCGCTGGAAGAAGTCTTCACGCAGCTGGAAGGTGGCACGCATTGCTACCTGGCATCCTCGGGCCTGTCGGCAATGACCATGGTCATGCTGGCCCTCTGCTCGGCAGGCGACCACGCCCTGATTTCAGACTGCGTGTATGGTCCGATGCGCGAGCTGGACGATGCGGTGCTCAGCCGTCTGAACATCGACATCACCTACTTCTCGGCTGACGAAGATCTTGAACCGCTGGTGCGCCCGAACACCAAGCTGCTGTATGTCGAGTCGCCCGGATCGCTGCTGTTCGAGATGCTGGACATGGGCGCCATGGCGGCATTCGCGCAAAGCCACAATCTGGTGCTGGCTACGGACAACACCTGGGGCTCGGGTTATATCTATCGTCCGCTGACGCTGGGCGCGCAAGTGTCGATCATTGCTGGCACCAAATATGTGGGCGGCCATTCCGATCTGATGCTGGGCGCGGTTGTCACCAATGATGAAGCCATCGCCCGCAAGCTGAACCGCACGCAGTATGCAATGGGGTACTCCATCAGCGCCGATGACGCGTGGCTGGCCTTGCGCGGCGTGCGGACCATGCCGATCCGCATGGCCCAACATTCGCGCCATGCTTTGCAAGTGTGTGAGTTTTTGAAGAGCCGTCCTGAAACGGTGCGGCTGTTCCATCCGGCATGGCCGGAAGATCCCGGCCATGCGCTGTGGCAACGTGATTGCACGGGGTCCAATGGCATGTTGTCCGTTGAACTGCGTCTGTCGCCCGCCGCAGCGCGTGAATTTGTCGACGCGCTGGTGCTGTTTGGCATCGGCTTCTCGTGGGGCGGCTACGAAAGCCTGGTGCAGCTGGTGTCGCCCAAGGACTTGTCCAAGCATGCCTATTGGGGCGAAGGCGAGAACGCGCTGGTCCGCCTGCACATCGGCTTGGAATCACCCGACGACATCATTGCCGATCTGACCCAGGCGCTGGATAAGGCGTCGGCGGTCCAAGGCTGA
- a CDS encoding nitroreductase translates to MAQDAAHDLPLDQGAPQLNDSKSDSALESWLLARHSCRAFLPEPVPRDTIERILTLAARTASWCNCQPWQVAITEGAGTERLRTALQTRADQTGFTPDFPFPREYRNEYLARRRESGFQLYGAVGVARGDREAYRRQEMRNFQLFDAPHVAIITTDEALGEYGAMDCGGYVANFLLAAQANGVATVAQASLAMYPEVLRQVLGIPADRRIVCGISFGYADAEHPANSYRTRRAELTETVTWVGD, encoded by the coding sequence ATGGCCCAAGATGCCGCTCACGACCTTCCGCTTGATCAAGGTGCGCCGCAATTGAACGACAGCAAGTCCGACAGCGCATTGGAGTCCTGGCTGCTGGCTCGGCATAGCTGCCGGGCCTTCCTGCCTGAACCCGTGCCACGCGACACGATCGAACGCATTTTGACTCTGGCGGCGCGCACAGCGTCATGGTGCAACTGCCAACCCTGGCAGGTGGCGATTACCGAAGGCGCGGGCACAGAGCGGCTGCGCACTGCGCTGCAAACCCGAGCGGATCAAACCGGCTTCACGCCCGATTTCCCCTTTCCGCGCGAATACCGCAATGAATACCTGGCGCGTCGACGCGAATCAGGTTTCCAGCTGTACGGCGCGGTGGGCGTGGCGCGCGGCGATCGCGAAGCCTATCGCCGCCAGGAAATGCGCAATTTCCAGCTGTTCGACGCGCCGCATGTGGCCATCATTACGACGGACGAAGCGCTGGGCGAATACGGCGCCATGGACTGCGGCGGATATGTCGCCAACTTCCTGCTGGCGGCCCAGGCCAACGGCGTGGCCACCGTCGCGCAGGCTTCGCTGGCCATGTACCCGGAAGTGCTGCGCCAAGTGCTGGGCATTCCGGCAGACCGCCGAATTGTCTGCGGCATTTCGTTTGGATATGCGGATGCCGAACACCCGGCCAACAGCTACCGCACGCGCCGCGCCGAGCTGACTGAAACCGTGACCTGGGTCGGTGACTGA